DNA sequence from the Oscillatoria salina IIICB1 genome:
TTCTCAAGTACCCTATCGAGATGATGGGGCTAAATTCGTTGCGGGGGACTATTTATGTCAGGTGCGGTCATGTAGCACGAATTGGCACAAAAGGTTTTGAGAAATGGCTTAAGCAGTGTCAATTGTCAATTGGCAAAAGTCTTCTTCAAATCTGGATTGTCTGCATATAGTGTCTGTGCGTAAGTCCTGTAATCGATGAATTGAGAATATTTTTCTTGACTCACTATTTGGCAATTCGATCGCGCTTGAAGACAGGTTTTCATCATAGGAAATCCAGCAAAGTTTTGCACCTATCTGCAAGGTTGGTGAATTTGTGCTGAACTTGTAATAATCGTGATTACTTTCTCGAGCGGCTGCCGTTCCCACAAGTATACCTGAATTTGTGATTGAAAGACCTCTCGTCCAACCGATATCGTGCTGAAATCCATTGATTGAATATTCAATTGTCTCGCCCTTAGAATCCATCTTACCTACTATTCCTGCAACGTTTGTCCACCACAAGTCTCCATTGAAATATTGAAGATCATGCACTGGACTTTTAAATTTTGGGCCAACCCATTCCCAAGACGAAAGATTGATAATTCTTTGCTGTCGAACCAAGCACACCAGGATATTTTCACTTTCGTCTATTGCGATGCCTGAAATATGATAAAGGTGAGGCTTTGTATCTTCATTTTGATTCCAAATTGGTCTCCTATTCCGAAGATCTTTACCCAATAGATCAATTCGATTTAATACCTTATTCTCTAAATTTACTATGTCGATACTCTCATAACCCGTATTTGCGACATATAGTTTCCCTTTGTGAATCGCGAGACCATGGAGGTCATTAAAATTGTCATCTTGAATAACATCTACGATTGAGAAATGAACCATGTCCATTTTCACAATAACGTTTGAAAAGCAAGCCCAAATATGGTCGTCTTCTTGACATATCCCAGTCAGACCCTTCCCCCTCATGGCAAGAGATGGTTCGGGGTGTTCAATGAGATGCTCGGATATAACCTGAATCGTATTATTCCTAATTGTAACTTGTAGTATAGAACCATGGTACTTATCGAAAAAGCCTCCTGATATGATGAAATTAGCCATTATCTAAGCCTATTATTCTTTATCGTTGCGATCGCGTCCCTGCCAAAGACCGAAATCCATTGTAGGAACGCCGGACGTTATCTCTTGAGTACCCTATCGAGATGATGGGGCTGAATTCGTTGCGGAGGATTATCTATGTCAGGTGCAGTCATGTAGCACGAATTGGCACAAAAGGTTTTGAGAAATGGCTTAGGTAGTGTCTGTCGCCAATTGGCAAGAGTATTCTTTAAGTCTGGATTGTCTGCTGTCCACCCCGCCTCAATCAGCATTTCTCCCATTGTCCCATCGTTTAAAGCGTTCATAAGTGCCCAACTATTGCAGCAGGGGTGTATTATTGGTGGGAAATAGGTTAGCGTAGCCAGCAAATGATTACAGTTTAATCCCTGTTCGAC
Encoded proteins:
- a CDS encoding NHL repeat-containing protein, translated to MANFIISGGFFDKYHGSILQVTIRNNTIQVISEHLIEHPEPSLAMRGKGLTGICQEDDHIWACFSNVIVKMDMVHFSIVDVIQDDNFNDLHGLAIHKGKLYVANTGYESIDIVNLENKVLNRIDLLGKDLRNRRPIWNQNEDTKPHLYHISGIAIDESENILVCLVRQQRIINLSSWEWVGPKFKSPVHDLQYFNGDLWWTNVAGIVGKMDSKGETIEYSINGFQHDIGWTRGLSITNSGILVGTAAARESNHDYYKFSTNSPTLQIGAKLCWISYDENLSSSAIELPNSESRKIFSIHRLQDLRTDTICRQSRFEEDFCQLTIDTA